A DNA window from Barnesiella intestinihominis YIT 11860 contains the following coding sequences:
- a CDS encoding Do family serine endopeptidase: MNSYGKKLMGIALIAALSSGITIGAFSILNKSADSKIQDQSLDSGYAQPTRFTRVINRPAVETDFTTAAENTVNAVVSIKSISTPKQSQLGGFSDPFFEYFFGQGGRNIQPQPRAGLGSGVIITPDGYIVTNNHVVEGADKLDITLNDNRTFNGRVIGTDPSTDLALIKIDAKDLPIVKFGDSDNLKVGEWVLAVGNPLGLTSTVTAGIVSAKARSISALNPRSQKMGIEAFIQTDAAVNPGNSGGALVNTAGELVGINTAIYSETGSYAGYSFAIPTSIVSKVIADLKEYGTVQRAVLGIGYREIDSELAKEENLEVQEGIYVGEVYNRSAAMEAGIKEGDVITSINGVKIKNGAMLSEQLSKYRPGDKIKIGLLRGKESKTVSLTLKNSQGNTEITKIAGMDSLGAGFKELDAKSLREMNIRYGVQVIGLKNGKFKAAGMREGFVILEINNTPMKSVSDLESMYDSIVKSNQNQKVMFITGIYPNGKMMYYAVDLAD, translated from the coding sequence ATGAATTCTTACGGAAAAAAATTGATGGGCATCGCCTTAATTGCAGCTCTGAGCTCCGGAATTACAATCGGCGCATTTAGTATATTGAATAAGTCGGCCGATTCAAAAATACAAGATCAATCGCTCGACAGTGGATATGCACAGCCGACTCGCTTTACAAGAGTAATCAATCGACCGGCTGTTGAAACAGATTTCACCACTGCCGCCGAAAACACGGTTAATGCCGTCGTTAGTATAAAATCGATTTCTACACCCAAACAAAGTCAATTAGGCGGTTTTAGCGATCCGTTTTTCGAATATTTCTTTGGACAAGGAGGGCGCAATATACAACCTCAGCCTCGTGCTGGATTGGGGTCGGGAGTAATTATTACCCCCGATGGATATATTGTAACCAATAATCACGTAGTAGAAGGAGCCGATAAATTGGATATAACCCTGAATGACAATAGGACTTTCAATGGTCGTGTAATAGGAACCGATCCTTCTACCGATTTGGCATTGATAAAAATAGATGCCAAAGATCTCCCCATCGTCAAATTTGGCGATTCCGATAATTTGAAAGTCGGAGAATGGGTATTGGCGGTAGGAAATCCGTTAGGATTAACATCGACGGTTACCGCTGGTATCGTAAGTGCCAAAGCTCGTAGCATAAGCGCACTCAACCCTCGTAGCCAAAAAATGGGTATAGAGGCGTTTATCCAGACCGATGCAGCTGTAAATCCGGGAAATAGCGGTGGAGCATTGGTAAATACAGCAGGTGAATTAGTGGGTATCAACACGGCCATTTACTCCGAAACAGGAAGTTACGCCGGCTATTCATTCGCTATTCCCACTTCCATAGTAAGTAAAGTAATTGCCGATTTGAAAGAATATGGTACCGTACAAAGAGCCGTATTGGGTATAGGGTATAGAGAAATAGATTCCGAATTGGCCAAAGAAGAAAATCTTGAAGTACAAGAAGGAATATACGTCGGTGAAGTATACAATCGCAGCGCTGCGATGGAAGCAGGAATAAAAGAAGGTGATGTTATAACCTCTATTAATGGCGTAAAGATTAAAAATGGAGCCATGCTTTCCGAACAATTGAGTAAATATCGTCCCGGAGATAAAATTAAAATAGGGTTGTTACGAGGAAAAGAATCCAAAACTGTATCCCTGACATTAAAAAATAGTCAAGGCAATACCGAGATAACCAAGATTGCCGGAATGGATTCTTTGGGAGCTGGATTCAAAGAATTAGATGCCAAGAGTTTGAGAGAGATGAATATCCGATATGGAGTGCAGGTTATTGGATTGAAAAACGGTAAATTCAAAGCGGCCGGTATGCGAGAAGGATTTGTCATTCTTGAAATCAATAACACCCCGATGAAGTCGGTTAGTGACTTGGAATCCATGTACGACTCTATTGTAAAATCAAATCAAAATCAAAAAGTTATGTTCATTACGGGTATTTATCCGAATGGAAAAATGATGTATTATGCAGTAGATTTGGCCGATTAA
- a CDS encoding RNA polymerase sigma factor RpoD/SigA translates to MRQLKITKSITNRESASLDKYLQEIGREDLITVEEEVELAQRIKKGDHAALEKLTRANLRFVVSVAKQYQNQGLSLPDLINEGNLGLIKAAEKFDETRGFKFISYAVWWIRQSILQALAEQSRIVRLPLNQVGSLNKISKALSKFEQENERRPSPEELAEELDIPVDKISDTLKVSGRHISVDAPFVEGEDNSLLDVLVNDDSPIADRSLINESLSKEIDRALKQLTPRESEIIKMFFGIGCQEMTLEEIGDKFGLTRERVRQIKEKAIRRLRTASRSKLLKTYLG, encoded by the coding sequence ATGAGACAATTAAAAATTACAAAATCGATTACGAACAGGGAGAGTGCTTCTCTTGACAAGTACCTACAAGAAATCGGACGCGAAGACTTGATTACGGTAGAAGAGGAAGTAGAACTTGCCCAACGCATTAAAAAAGGCGATCATGCAGCACTGGAAAAGTTAACACGAGCCAATTTGCGTTTTGTCGTTTCGGTTGCCAAACAATACCAAAATCAAGGGTTAAGTCTCCCGGACTTAATCAATGAAGGAAATTTGGGTTTAATTAAAGCTGCCGAAAAATTTGACGAAACGAGAGGCTTCAAGTTCATTTCCTATGCAGTGTGGTGGATTCGTCAATCTATTCTTCAAGCTCTAGCCGAGCAATCGAGAATCGTTCGTTTGCCATTAAATCAAGTAGGATCTCTCAATAAGATCAGTAAAGCTCTTTCTAAATTCGAGCAAGAAAACGAACGTCGTCCCTCTCCCGAAGAGCTCGCAGAAGAATTGGATATACCGGTAGATAAAATCTCCGATACATTAAAAGTGTCGGGACGGCATATTTCGGTAGACGCCCCTTTTGTTGAAGGAGAAGATAATAGTCTACTCGACGTATTGGTTAATGACGATTCCCCCATAGCAGATAGGTCGTTAATTAACGAATCTCTCTCGAAAGAAATCGATCGCGCACTTAAACAACTTACTCCTCGTGAAAGCGAAATCATTAAAATGTTTTTTGGAATCGGCTGTCAAGAAATGACTCTCGAAGAAATTGGAGACAAGTTCGGATTAACCCGAGAAAGAGTTCGACAAATAAAAGAAAAAGCCATCAGAAGACTCAGGACTGCTTCGAGGAGTAAACTGTTAAAAACTTATTTAGGATAA
- a CDS encoding 2-isopropylmalate synthase yields the protein MSDRLFIFDTTLRDGEQVPGCQLNTVEKIQVAKALETLGVDIIEAGFPVSSPGDFESVVEISKAVTWPTICALTRAVENDIKVAAEALRYAKHKRIHTGIGTSDYHIKYKFNSTREEIVERAVAAVKYAKKFVEDVQFYAEDAGRTDNEYLARVVEAVIKAGATVINIPDTTGYCLPDEFGQKILYLKEHVSGIDNVTIATHCHNDLGMATANTMAGIQNGARQAEVTINGIGERAGNTAFEEIAMICKCHHNLQIETNINTQKIYGISRMVSNLMNMPVQPNKAIVGRNAFAHSSGIHQDGVLKNRESYEIIDPKDVGIDENSIVLTARSGRAALKHRLHLLGIELEKDALNKAYDSFLKLADRKKDINDDDILMLVGKERTANARIQLDFLQVTAGVGIKAVASIGLDIAGEKFEAAASGNGPVDAAINAIRCIIHRKMVVKEFLIQAITKGSDDVGKVHMTVTYNGNSYYGFSANTDIVAASAEAFIDAINKFII from the coding sequence ATGTCCGACAGATTATTTATCTTTGACACAACATTAAGAGACGGAGAACAAGTTCCCGGATGCCAACTCAACACAGTTGAAAAAATACAAGTAGCTAAGGCATTAGAGACACTTGGTGTCGACATCATAGAAGCCGGATTTCCTGTATCGAGTCCCGGAGACTTCGAATCGGTCGTCGAAATATCCAAAGCTGTAACATGGCCCACGATCTGTGCGCTTACCCGTGCTGTCGAAAACGATATAAAAGTTGCAGCCGAGGCTCTTCGATATGCCAAACATAAACGTATTCATACAGGCATTGGAACTTCGGACTATCACATTAAATATAAATTCAATTCGACTCGTGAAGAGATTGTAGAAAGAGCTGTGGCTGCTGTCAAATATGCGAAAAAATTTGTAGAAGACGTACAATTTTATGCTGAAGATGCAGGCCGTACCGATAATGAATATTTAGCCAGAGTAGTCGAAGCCGTCATCAAAGCAGGCGCTACGGTTATAAACATACCAGATACAACTGGATATTGTTTGCCGGACGAATTTGGACAAAAAATATTATATCTCAAAGAACATGTCTCAGGAATCGATAACGTTACGATAGCCACTCATTGTCACAATGATTTGGGCATGGCAACAGCGAATACGATGGCTGGAATCCAAAACGGAGCCAGACAAGCCGAAGTTACGATAAACGGCATTGGTGAAAGAGCTGGAAATACAGCCTTTGAAGAAATAGCCATGATCTGCAAATGTCACCACAACTTACAGATAGAGACTAATATCAATACACAAAAGATTTACGGAATAAGCCGCATGGTCTCTAATCTCATGAACATGCCGGTACAACCGAATAAAGCAATCGTTGGCCGCAACGCATTCGCCCACTCGTCAGGAATCCACCAAGACGGTGTATTGAAGAATCGGGAAAGCTATGAAATCATAGATCCCAAAGACGTCGGAATTGACGAAAACTCTATCGTATTAACCGCAAGAAGTGGACGGGCTGCTTTGAAACATAGACTTCATTTATTAGGTATCGAATTGGAAAAAGATGCTTTAAACAAAGCTTATGATTCATTTCTTAAACTTGCCGATCGTAAAAAAGATATCAATGATGACGATATATTAATGTTGGTAGGGAAAGAGAGAACAGCCAATGCACGCATACAACTAGACTTCCTACAAGTAACTGCCGGAGTAGGAATAAAGGCCGTTGCCAGCATCGGATTAGACATAGCCGGTGAAAAATTCGAAGCAGCAGCTTCGGGAAACGGGCCGGTAGATGCCGCCATAAATGCTATACGATGCATCATTCACCGAAAAATGGTAGTCAAAGAATTTCTTATACAAGCTATTACCAAAGGCAGCGACGATGTAGGGAAAGTACATATGACTGTGACCTACAACGGAAACTCATACTACGGATTCTCGGCAAATACAGATATTGTCGCAGCTTCTGCCGAAGCCTTTATAGATGCTATTAATAAGTTCATTATATAA
- the leuC gene encoding 3-isopropylmalate dehydratase large subunit has product MNTLFDKIWDTHVVTSVKGGPDQLYIDRHYCHEVTSPQAFNELRARNLKVFRPERTTCSPDHNIPTLNQDKPIADPVSRNQVETLATNASEFGLTHYGLGNEKNGIIHVIGPEYGLTQPGMTIVCGDSHTSTHGAFGAVAFGIGTSEVAMVLASQCILQPKPKTMRINIEGKLSPGVTAKDIALFIISRMTTGGATGYFVEYAGEAIRSLSMEERMTVCNLSIEMGARGGLIAPDETTFGYIKDKEFAPKGKDWDKALAYWKTLYSDKDATFDKEVTFNAAEISPRITYGTNPGMGIAIDERIPLEESIEDSGKISFRRALSYMGFSAGELLIGKKIDYVFLGSCTNGRIEDFRAFANLVKGHKKANHIIAWLVPGSQAVLRQIKEEGIDLILSEAGFEIRQPGCSACLAMNEDKVPLGKYAVSTSNRNFEGRQGPGARTILAGPLVAAATAITGEITDPRKFL; this is encoded by the coding sequence ATGAATACATTATTTGATAAAATATGGGATACCCACGTCGTAACCTCGGTAAAAGGAGGCCCCGATCAATTATATATAGACAGGCACTATTGCCACGAGGTTACCAGTCCTCAGGCTTTCAACGAACTGAGGGCTAGAAATTTGAAGGTTTTTCGACCGGAAAGAACAACTTGTTCTCCCGACCATAATATTCCCACGTTAAATCAAGATAAGCCTATTGCCGACCCGGTTTCTCGCAATCAAGTAGAGACACTCGCCACCAATGCCAGTGAGTTCGGTTTGACTCATTATGGACTGGGAAATGAAAAAAACGGAATCATTCACGTTATCGGACCAGAATATGGGTTGACTCAACCAGGAATGACCATCGTTTGCGGAGACAGCCACACTTCGACCCACGGGGCTTTTGGAGCCGTCGCTTTCGGTATTGGCACGAGCGAAGTTGCTATGGTATTGGCATCCCAATGTATTTTACAGCCCAAACCTAAAACAATGCGCATAAATATCGAAGGAAAACTTTCTCCCGGAGTCACAGCTAAAGACATCGCTTTATTTATCATTTCTCGAATGACGACAGGAGGAGCTACCGGATATTTTGTGGAATATGCAGGAGAAGCAATCCGCTCGCTCAGTATGGAAGAAAGAATGACAGTCTGTAACCTCAGTATCGAAATGGGAGCTCGCGGAGGTCTGATTGCTCCCGACGAAACGACATTCGGTTATATAAAGGATAAAGAATTCGCACCCAAGGGAAAAGATTGGGACAAAGCCCTCGCCTATTGGAAAACTCTATATAGTGATAAAGATGCTACATTCGATAAGGAAGTGACATTTAATGCGGCAGAAATCTCCCCGCGCATTACCTATGGGACAAATCCCGGAATGGGAATCGCTATCGACGAAAGAATACCATTGGAAGAATCGATCGAAGACAGTGGAAAAATTTCGTTTCGCCGGGCATTGAGTTACATGGGTTTCTCTGCCGGAGAGCTTCTAATAGGGAAAAAAATCGACTATGTTTTTTTAGGAAGCTGTACAAACGGCCGTATTGAGGATTTCAGAGCTTTTGCCAATTTGGTAAAAGGGCACAAAAAAGCTAATCATATAATTGCTTGGCTCGTACCGGGGTCACAAGCCGTGTTGCGACAAATCAAGGAAGAGGGCATCGATCTTATCTTGTCGGAAGCAGGATTCGAAATACGTCAACCCGGTTGTTCGGCTTGCTTAGCCATGAACGAAGATAAAGTCCCCCTGGGAAAATATGCTGTATCGACCTCTAATCGGAACTTTGAAGGTAGACAGGGTCCCGGAGCGCGGACTATACTTGCCGGACCTTTGGTAGCCGCTGCGACAGCAATTACAGGAGAGATAACCGATCCCAGAAAATTTTTATAA
- the leuD gene encoding 3-isopropylmalate dehydratase small subunit produces MIKKIDIITSTCIPLPQENVDTDQIIPARFLKAVSREGFGENLFRDWRFDKTGQPIRDFILNNPLYSGSILVAGKNFGSGSSREHAAWAIAGYGFQVVVSSFFADIFKNNALNNGVLPVIVSEQFLTSLFKHIFSNPQSTVTVNLKEQTITDDTSGESEHFEINPYKKNCLLNGYDDIDYLLSKKQEIENWEEKHS; encoded by the coding sequence ATGATAAAAAAAATCGACATCATAACATCGACATGTATTCCTCTTCCCCAAGAGAATGTAGATACCGATCAAATTATCCCAGCTCGTTTTCTAAAAGCCGTTTCTCGGGAAGGTTTCGGAGAAAACCTGTTCCGCGATTGGCGCTTCGATAAAACAGGGCAACCTATTCGAGATTTTATTCTTAACAACCCGCTCTATTCCGGTTCTATTTTAGTAGCGGGGAAAAACTTCGGTAGCGGTTCCAGCCGTGAACATGCTGCTTGGGCTATTGCCGGATATGGATTCCAAGTAGTAGTATCTAGTTTTTTTGCCGATATTTTCAAGAACAATGCACTTAACAACGGAGTACTTCCGGTAATTGTCTCAGAGCAATTTCTTACCAGTTTATTCAAACATATTTTTTCGAACCCACAATCGACCGTTACAGTCAATTTGAAAGAGCAAACCATTACAGACGACACAAGCGGAGAATCGGAACATTTCGAAATAAATCCTTACAAAAAGAACTGTTTGCTCAACGGATATGACGACATCGATTATCTACTGAGCAAAAAACAAGAAATAGAAAACTGGGAAGAAAAACATTCATAA
- a CDS encoding alpha-isopropylmalate synthase regulatory domain-containing protein, which produces MKSRSTMVVEIMDTTLRDGEQTSGVSFARQEKLSIARLLLEDLKIPRIEIASARVSTGEYEMAKQLCEWAEKRGHIDKIEILGFLDKGASIEWIRSCGAKVMNLLCKGSEKHCTFQLQKTVQEHVEDIKQTIKKAKEVGLKINLYLEDWSNGIQHSPQYVFHLMDALKNEAVERFMLPDTLGILNPLQTLKFCRAMRRRYPDLRFDFHAHNDYDLATANTFAATLTGIQGVHCTVNGLGERAGNAPLTSVVAVLHDHVKATTGITENMVNKVSRIVESYSGIRVAANKPIIGESVFTQCAGVHADGDNKNNLYYNDLLPERFGRKREYALGKTSGRANIRKNLESLGIELDDESIKRVTQRVVELSDKKEMVTPEDLPYIISDVLKHETIAQHVKVINYTLNLSQGLKPVAIIAIEVNGKTYEGASTGDGQYDAFVKAIRKIYKEQLGRTFPSLTNYTVNIPPGGHTDALVQTVISWDYNGNILKTQGLDADQMEAAIQATIKMLNLIEDKELNIQNN; this is translated from the coding sequence ATGAAATCGAGAAGTACTATGGTTGTAGAAATTATGGATACTACTCTGCGAGACGGAGAACAAACGTCGGGGGTATCGTTCGCCCGACAGGAAAAATTGAGTATCGCTCGCTTACTTTTAGAAGACCTAAAAATTCCTCGCATCGAAATTGCCTCGGCAAGAGTTTCCACCGGAGAATACGAAATGGCGAAACAATTATGCGAATGGGCCGAGAAACGAGGACACATCGACAAAATCGAGATATTGGGATTTCTCGATAAAGGAGCTTCTATCGAATGGATTCGTTCTTGTGGAGCCAAAGTGATGAATTTGCTCTGCAAAGGATCGGAAAAACATTGTACCTTCCAACTTCAAAAAACGGTACAAGAACACGTCGAAGATATCAAACAAACTATTAAGAAAGCGAAAGAAGTCGGGCTGAAAATCAATCTCTATTTGGAAGATTGGTCCAACGGGATACAACATTCCCCTCAATACGTTTTTCATTTAATGGATGCTTTAAAAAATGAAGCTGTGGAAAGGTTCATGTTGCCCGACACATTAGGTATCTTGAATCCTCTTCAAACGCTAAAATTTTGCAGAGCCATGCGCAGGCGTTACCCCGACTTACGATTCGACTTTCATGCTCATAACGATTACGATCTGGCGACTGCCAACACTTTCGCTGCAACTCTAACCGGAATACAAGGCGTGCATTGTACCGTAAACGGGCTGGGCGAAAGAGCAGGAAATGCACCCCTCACCAGTGTTGTAGCCGTGTTGCATGATCACGTAAAAGCAACAACCGGAATTACCGAAAACATGGTAAACAAAGTGAGTCGTATCGTTGAATCCTATTCGGGAATACGAGTCGCAGCCAATAAACCTATTATTGGAGAATCCGTATTTACTCAATGTGCGGGAGTTCATGCCGACGGAGATAATAAGAACAATCTTTATTACAATGATTTATTACCCGAACGATTCGGGAGGAAACGCGAATATGCACTTGGCAAGACTTCCGGGAGAGCTAATATCCGTAAAAATCTCGAATCGCTAGGTATAGAACTCGATGACGAATCCATCAAGAGAGTAACTCAGAGAGTGGTCGAGTTAAGTGATAAGAAAGAAATGGTTACCCCAGAAGATCTTCCCTATATCATTTCAGACGTATTAAAACACGAAACCATAGCTCAGCACGTCAAGGTAATAAATTATACTTTAAACCTTTCTCAGGGATTAAAGCCAGTAGCAATTATTGCCATCGAAGTAAACGGAAAAACATACGAAGGAGCGTCTACCGGCGACGGACAATACGACGCATTCGTAAAAGCCATACGGAAGATATACAAAGAACAACTCGGACGAACGTTCCCGTCGTTGACAAACTATACAGTAAACATACCTCCCGGCGGACACACCGATGCATTGGTACAAACCGTTATCTCATGGGATTATAATGGAAATATTTTGAAAACACAGGGATTGGACGCCGACCAAATGGAAGCCGCCATACAAGCCACAATCAAAATGCTTAACTTAATAGAAGATAAAGAGCTGAATATACAAAACAATTAA
- the leuB gene encoding 3-isopropylmalate dehydrogenase — MKLHIAVLPGDGIGPEVVEQALNVTKAVCEKFGHSLEYQTAPVGACAIEETGLPYPDSTHKLCMRSDAVLFGAIGSPQYDNNPNATIRPEQGLLAMRKKLGLFANIRPITTFPGLIHKSPLRSDIIDGADFMCIRELTGGLYFGRPQGRSEDGNIAYDTCIYSREEIVRIVQLAYEYAMKRRKKVTMVDKANILATSRLWREITQEIASEYPEVETEFLFVDNAAMRMIQCPKSFDVVVTENMFGDILTDEGSVITGSLGMLPSASIGLHTSVFEPIHGSYPQAAGKNIANPLATILSAAMMFEYAFGLKEEALSIQTAVSESMNAGIVTEDIAGTSTKSYHTDDVGEWIVQWIKSH, encoded by the coding sequence ATGAAATTACATATCGCAGTATTGCCCGGCGACGGAATTGGACCAGAAGTCGTGGAACAGGCTTTGAACGTAACGAAAGCCGTTTGTGAAAAATTCGGACATTCTCTGGAATATCAAACAGCCCCGGTAGGAGCTTGTGCCATAGAAGAAACCGGATTGCCCTACCCCGACTCTACTCATAAATTATGTATGCGCTCCGATGCCGTTTTGTTTGGAGCCATAGGTTCGCCCCAATACGACAATAATCCCAATGCGACCATACGCCCTGAACAAGGATTACTTGCCATGCGGAAAAAGCTCGGACTATTCGCAAATATTCGTCCCATAACCACCTTTCCCGGATTGATTCATAAATCCCCCCTCCGTTCCGACATTATCGACGGTGCAGACTTTATGTGTATCCGAGAATTAACGGGAGGACTATATTTCGGGCGACCGCAAGGCCGTAGTGAAGACGGGAACATAGCCTATGATACCTGTATATACAGTCGGGAAGAAATTGTACGAATTGTCCAATTGGCATACGAATACGCCATGAAACGGCGTAAAAAAGTTACAATGGTCGATAAAGCGAATATATTGGCGACCTCCCGACTATGGAGAGAAATCACGCAAGAAATAGCATCGGAGTATCCAGAAGTCGAAACCGAATTTTTATTCGTCGATAACGCTGCCATGCGCATGATTCAATGTCCCAAAAGTTTCGATGTCGTCGTTACCGAAAACATGTTTGGCGATATACTCACCGACGAAGGTTCCGTTATCACAGGTTCCTTAGGTATGCTGCCATCGGCATCGATTGGCCTGCATACTTCTGTATTCGAACCTATACACGGTTCCTATCCTCAGGCAGCGGGGAAAAATATAGCTAACCCGTTGGCGACCATATTGTCGGCGGCTATGATGTTCGAATATGCATTTGGGTTGAAAGAAGAAGCCTTATCGATTCAAACGGCCGTATCCGAATCGATGAATGCCGGAATCGTGACCGAAGACATCGCCGGCACAAGTACGAAATCCTACCATACCGACGACGTAGGCGAATGGATTGTCCAATGGATAAAAAGCCACTGA
- a CDS encoding OmpA family protein: MKTNFFYLAVAIATTSLFCYSESAGAQAIIVEEDVSVTEVVPTKPRYYSDSHKNNWFISIGAGGQTFLTEHVGDAQYTLAMDFAIGKWISPYLGFRLSAMGGALHTNWPLAEGVMTHMRYAAVYGDIMWNMFNTFHGYNEDRVFSIIPFAGAGGIYSFHNTPYNNKTYAFPITAGIKLNFRLSHYVDFFLEGRGNLIGDHFNGIVEGTEVESVISAIGGFSIKFGKDRFKAYDAYADQMVIGDLNNRVNALRAQLNECESRVVECPPCPEAVVEEVTVIEPAACSQELTGVVRFTINSAVVSNEEMVNVYNIAQWMKSNPSCNISVIGYADKATGTPEYNKQLSQRRAESVVKLLTEKYNIDRKRIQIIANGSDSQLYPKNNNWNRIVVFSGSVQ; encoded by the coding sequence ATGAAAACAAATTTCTTTTATTTAGCGGTAGCCATAGCTACAACTTCGCTTTTCTGTTATTCCGAATCGGCAGGAGCTCAAGCGATTATTGTTGAAGAAGATGTTTCGGTAACAGAGGTTGTACCTACCAAGCCTCGGTATTATTCTGATAGTCATAAAAATAACTGGTTTATTTCGATAGGAGCCGGAGGTCAAACTTTTTTGACCGAACATGTAGGAGATGCTCAATATACACTGGCTATGGACTTCGCTATCGGTAAATGGATCAGCCCGTATTTGGGATTCCGATTATCTGCAATGGGAGGTGCTTTACATACCAATTGGCCGCTTGCCGAAGGAGTGATGACACATATGCGTTATGCTGCGGTTTACGGCGATATCATGTGGAATATGTTTAATACTTTCCACGGTTATAACGAGGATCGTGTATTTTCTATCATACCTTTTGCCGGAGCCGGTGGTATTTATTCATTCCATAATACTCCATATAATAATAAAACGTATGCTTTCCCTATAACAGCCGGTATTAAACTGAATTTCAGATTGTCGCATTATGTCGATTTCTTCTTGGAGGGACGAGGTAATTTAATTGGCGATCATTTTAATGGAATTGTCGAAGGAACAGAAGTCGAAAGTGTTATTTCGGCAATCGGAGGTTTTTCTATTAAATTCGGCAAAGACCGATTTAAAGCATACGATGCTTATGCCGATCAAATGGTTATCGGCGATTTGAATAACAGGGTTAATGCATTGAGGGCTCAATTGAACGAGTGCGAGTCAAGAGTTGTGGAATGTCCTCCATGCCCAGAAGCGGTTGTCGAGGAGGTAACTGTAATAGAGCCAGCGGCTTGTAGCCAAGAGTTGACGGGTGTAGTACGCTTTACGATCAATAGCGCTGTTGTTTCTAATGAAGAAATGGTAAATGTTTATAACATAGCACAATGGATGAAAAGCAATCCATCTTGTAATATCTCGGTAATAGGGTATGCCGATAAAGCAACCGGAACACCCGAGTATAATAAACAATTGAGCCAGCGTCGTGCGGAGTCTGTTGTCAAATTATTGACCGAGAAATACAATATAGATAGAAAACGAATACAGATTATTGCTAATGGTAGTGATTCTCAATTATATCCGAAAAATAATAATTGGAATAGAATTGTCGTATTTTCTGGTTCGGTTCAATAG
- a CDS encoding murein hydrolase activator EnvC family protein, with protein sequence MKRNKKNSDFFSKKRSKYKLTFFNESSLEDVWTICFSRFGAIMTAILLIGLIVVAILSVIVGTPVKNLLPGYLKTEERIEMVDKILRVDSLAAEVQRRDAYIKNLASILTGEIKIDSIGQQADSLLSTTTDTLLPESKLMANYIKQYEQEEKYTLNVFTPTTPIDGKLFYPPLKGKIIKAYNPKEGHFGIDIQCPRNTAVSAVLDGTIVSAGYTIDYGYVVYIQHSNNYLSVYKYNSGILKNIGDKVSGGEKIAVTGWEDGKSSKQSCVAEFQLWHMGQSLDPEKYITF encoded by the coding sequence ATGAAACGAAATAAAAAAAATTCTGATTTTTTCTCGAAAAAACGCTCCAAATACAAACTTACATTTTTCAACGAAAGCTCTCTTGAAGATGTATGGACTATTTGTTTTTCCCGATTTGGAGCCATAATGACCGCCATTCTTCTCATTGGTCTGATTGTCGTAGCTATACTCTCTGTAATCGTAGGTACACCTGTAAAAAATTTATTACCCGGATATTTGAAAACAGAAGAACGAATCGAAATGGTTGATAAAATCCTTAGAGTCGATTCTTTGGCGGCAGAAGTACAGCGTCGCGACGCATATATAAAAAATCTTGCTTCCATACTTACCGGTGAAATAAAAATAGATTCTATCGGACAACAAGCCGACAGTCTGCTTTCCACAACGACAGATACTCTTCTACCGGAATCCAAACTGATGGCAAACTATATCAAGCAATACGAACAAGAAGAAAAATACACGCTAAATGTTTTTACCCCGACTACTCCTATCGACGGAAAACTGTTTTACCCGCCGCTAAAAGGCAAAATAATCAAAGCCTATAACCCCAAAGAAGGACATTTCGGTATCGACATACAGTGCCCCAGAAATACAGCTGTTTCTGCCGTCCTCGATGGCACGATTGTTTCCGCCGGTTATACAATCGATTACGGATATGTCGTATATATACAGCACAGCAATAATTACCTGTCGGTCTATAAATATAATTCGGGGATTCTTAAAAACATAGGAGATAAAGTATCGGGAGGTGAAAAAATAGCCGTGACCGGGTGGGAAGATGGTAAATCCTCAAAACAATCATGTGTGGCCGAATTTCAATTGTGGCACATGGGTCAGTCGTTAGACCCGGAAAAATATATCACTTTCTAA